The Thomasclavelia ramosa DSM 1402 genome includes a region encoding these proteins:
- a CDS encoding NAD(P)H-dependent glycerol-3-phosphate dehydrogenase gives MSKIAVLGTGSWATALSRVLIDNQNEIMMYGIDQEQIDDINFNHQNEAFFHNISLESEIKATNNLEEALMDMDYLLITIPTQFVKETLEQVKPLIKKKITVINAAKGFDLGTNMRMSDTIRSVLDENLINPVVSLIGPSHAEEVVVRMLTTVCAVSLDDDTARDVQTLFSNDYFRVYRLNDEVGAEYGVAIKNVIAVAAGVLSGLGYGDNTKAALITRGLAEMVRYGTKKGGKLETYMGLTGVGDLIVTCSSVHSRNFQAGLEIGKTNDARAFMKNNKKTCEGIRTCRVIYEDAKKYTDIELPIINAIYNVLYNNHEPKREIQQLMRRELKIEG, from the coding sequence ATGAGTAAAATTGCGGTACTAGGAACTGGAAGTTGGGCAACAGCTTTAAGCAGAGTTTTGATCGATAATCAAAATGAGATAATGATGTATGGTATTGATCAAGAACAAATTGATGATATTAATTTTAATCATCAAAACGAAGCTTTTTTTCACAATATTTCTTTAGAAAGTGAAATTAAAGCGACAAATAATTTAGAAGAAGCCTTAATGGATATGGATTATTTATTAATTACTATTCCAACACAATTTGTTAAAGAAACATTAGAACAAGTAAAACCATTAATAAAGAAAAAGATTACAGTTATAAATGCAGCTAAGGGTTTTGATTTAGGGACAAATATGCGTATGTCTGATACGATTCGTAGTGTGCTTGATGAGAACTTGATTAATCCGGTCGTTTCATTGATTGGTCCAAGTCATGCTGAAGAAGTAGTCGTTCGAATGTTAACGACAGTGTGTGCTGTTTCGTTAGATGATGATACTGCCCGAGATGTTCAGACGTTATTTTCGAATGATTATTTTAGAGTCTATCGATTAAATGATGAAGTTGGGGCTGAGTACGGGGTTGCTATTAAAAATGTTATTGCAGTGGCGGCTGGAGTTTTAAGTGGTTTAGGCTATGGTGATAATACTAAGGCAGCATTAATTACTCGGGGTCTGGCAGAAATGGTTCGTTATGGAACGAAAAAAGGTGGTAAATTAGAAACCTATATGGGACTAACAGGTGTTGGAGATTTAATTGTCACTTGTTCATCGGTCCATTCGCGGAATTTTCAGGCTGGTCTAGAAATTGGTAAAACCAATGATGCACGTGCTTTCATGAAAAATAATAAAAAAACTTGTGAAGGAATTCGTACTTGTCGAGTTATTTATGAAGATGCTAAGAAATATACAGATATTGAATTACCTATTATAAATGCGATTTACAATGTTCTATACAATAATCATGAACCAAAACGTGAGATTCAACAGCTGATGCGTCGAGAATTGAAAATTGAGGGGTAA
- a CDS encoding stage VI sporulation protein F: protein MKDEDVLLDKVVKKTNVNKGEILKLANDLQSKDLNNENDIKDFIMSVAKVTNKPITPSKVDKLVSMIKSNKIPKDIDKMV, encoded by the coding sequence ATGAAAGATGAAGATGTTTTATTAGATAAGGTTGTAAAGAAAACTAATGTTAATAAAGGAGAAATATTAAAATTAGCTAATGATTTACAGTCTAAAGATTTAAATAATGAAAATGATATTAAGGATTTTATTATGAGTGTGGCTAAGGTGACTAATAAACCAATCACTCCTAGCAAGGTTGATAAATTAGTTTCGATGATTAAATCAAATAAAATTCCTAAAGATATCGACAAGATGGTCTAA